One stretch of Armigeres subalbatus isolate Guangzhou_Male chromosome 2, GZ_Asu_2, whole genome shotgun sequence DNA includes these proteins:
- the LOC134216874 gene encoding uncharacterized protein LOC134216874, translating to MKLHKNIVLNLLLLLCLSTVLPECLAQEDETVTEALTTTNPTVVAEEVSDDLDSPTTTIPDETNGELNENGIAVTNILTAPCPTGYKLDQKGVCRKVSVF from the exons ATGAAACTCCACAAGAACATAGTGTTGAATCTGCTCTTGCTGTTGTGCCTCTCTACAGTGCTTCCGGAATGTCTAGCACAAGAGGACGAAACCGTCACTGAAGCACTGACCACGACGAATCCAACCGTTGTCGCGGAAGAAGTCTCAGATGATTTGGATTCGCCAACCACCACCATTCCGGACGAAACGAATGGGGAACTAAATGAGAATGGGATTGCG GTTACTAACATCTTAACTGCTCCGTGTCCTACGGGGTATAAACTCGACCAAAAAGGCGTTTGCAGGAAGGTCAGCGTGTTTTAA